A genomic window from Pygocentrus nattereri isolate fPygNat1 chromosome 22, fPygNat1.pri, whole genome shotgun sequence includes:
- the myoz2b gene encoding myozenin-2b isoform X2: protein MDLGKKLSTPKDIMLEELSLLSNRGSRLFKMRQRRSEKYTFESIQNEANALLNSEVQTNAENAENKSPSTPDTRNAANPEEIAPGYGGPLKNVPPERFNTTALPKSYHSPWEEAIISDPVLADTLKLKMPVPEPRGEMPDYKSFNRVATPYGGFEKAPRGITFKIPEIDLNPPRYPELQDPASKRPTFNRTAQGWISDGVPLILPSVPLEPPEIPESDDL, encoded by the exons ATGGACCTTGGCAAAAAGCTCTCGACGCCAAAAGACATCATGCTGGAGGAGCTGTCTCTCCTGTCCAACCGAGGCTCCCGCCTATTCAAGATGCGCCAACGCCGCTCAGAGAAATACACCTTTGAAAGTATTCAGAATGAAGCCAATGCACTTCTGAAT AGTGAAGTTCAAACTAATgctgaaaatgcagaaaataaatCTCCAAGCACGCCTGACACCAGAAATGCAGCCAACCCTGAGGAGATTGCACCAG GTTATGGTGGCCCCCTAAAGAATGTCCCACCTGAGAGATTCAACACCACAGCTCTCCCCAAGTCCTACCACTCACCCTGGGAGGAGGCCATCATCAGTGACCCCGTGCTAGCCGATACACTGAAGCTCAAGATGCCTGTGCCTGAACCCAGAGGAGAGATGCCTGATTACAAGAGCTTCAACCG GGTGGCCACACCATACGGAGGCTTTGAGAAGGCCCCACGAGGAATCACCTTCAAGATCCCAGAGATAGATCTGAACCCCCCAAGATACCCCGAACTTCAAGACCCTGCATCGAAGCGGCCCACCTTCAACAGGACCGCACAGGGCTGGATCTCTGACGGCGTTCCTCTCATCCTCCCCTCTGTTCCACTGGAGCCGCCCGAGATCCCTGAATCTGATGACCTGTAA